GTATGTCGATGGATACTTCAGCAATGGCTGATCCGGCAGTAACTGAAGATTCTGCAGACAGTCTGTTCCGACAGCTGGCAGATACCTGTTCGTCATGCCATACCAGCTTCCGTAAAAAGAAGAACAAGTAACCGCTGATGATCAAAACCATCAGCCTGACCGTCCTGCTCTCTGCAGCAGTGGCGGCCGGTTACTATATGCTTCAACCTGCCATAACTGTTGAAGCGCTGTCAGATAATCAGGAACAGCCAGGTAACGTCGCTAACGGTGCTTATCTTGCGCGTATCTCCGGTTGCATTGCCTGCCATACTGATAGCGAAAACAATGGCAAGCTGGTTGCCGGTGCACCACTGGACAGCCCTTACGGCCAGTTCTATGCGCCTAACCTGACGACGGATTCTAAGACTGGAATCGGCAGCTGGACACTCAATGATTTTGCCCGGGCAGTACGTCAGGGTATATCACCGGAAGGCAGCGCTTATTATCCGGCTTTTCCTTATGAGTTCTTCGGTCAGCTAAGTGATCAGGATGTTCGTGACTTATGGGCTGCATTTCGCACTGTACCACCCGTTAATCAACCAACACCGCCTTCACAACTGAGCTTTCCCTATAATCTGAAACAGGGATTGCCAGTATGGCAACGGCTGTTCCAGTTATCACCTGATGTAACTGAAGAGTCCGACAGGGGTAAGTACCTGACTGAAGCAGTTGGCCATTGTGCAGCTTGCCATACCCCCAGAAATCTATTCGGCAGTTTGCAACAGGATCAGTGGCTACAGGGCGTTGAAGCTTTAGGAGACGCGGAAGCAATACCGGCAATTACTGCCAGTGCCTTACGGCAAAACAACTGGACGGTGGAAGACTTAGCCTATGCATTAAAAACCGGTATCACGCCTGAAGGTGATGCTTTGGGTGGCAGTATGGGTGAAGTAATCAAGCATGGTAGCCGCTTCATGAGTGAAGCAGACCGTCAGGCAATCGCCAAATATTTGCTAAGCGAATAGGTCAGCAGCTCACAACAAAAAAACCGGGAGCCTGCTCCCGGTTTTTATTAACACTCAATTCTTAAGAGCGGTGCCTTCAGCGTAGCTGCTTTTATAGGCACAGGCTTTCTATAAACACTGTTCTATTCAAAAGTGCTGAACGATTCATAAAAGCTGTACTACTCATAAACACAGCGTTATTCATAAACACAACTATCCCATTAAGGCCGACTCAGTCACTGCGACAGGTGTAGATTTAACGAAAAAGTTCTCAGCCGTAAACGCTTTTACTTCCCGCTTGCGCCACAGGAAATACACCACAGGTAACACCATCAGGGTAAGAATTACAGCACTGATCATGCCACCAACCATCGGCGCTGCTATTCTGCTCATGACTTCGGAACCGGTGCCTGTGCCATATAAAATAGGCAACAAACCGGCAACAATTGCCGCCGCTGTCATCATGACAGGTCGTACCCGTAGCCCCGCGCCCTGCATAACGGCATTGCGTAATAAAGACTCATCAGGCATAGCCTGCTTCTGACGGCAACTGTCCAGCATTTCATGATACGCCTGATTCAGATACACCAGCATAATCACGCCTATTTCCACCGCAACACCTGCCAAAGCGATAAAACCCACACCGACGGCCACCGAAAAATTAAAGCCTTCCAGATACATCAGCCAGACACTGCCAACCATCGCCAGTGGTAAGGTTCCCATGATGATCGCAACCTCGATAAAGTTACGAAAATTAATGAACAACAGAATCACAATAATCAGCAAGGTCAGGGGAATTACATACGTCAGCTTCTCTTTCGCCCGTTCCATGTATTCATATTGCCCAGACCAGTTAATCGAATAACCCGCGGGTAAATCCAGATTTTCTGCGACGATCTTACGGGCATTTTCAACATAACTGCCAATATCGACACCTTCTATATCAATGAAGGTCCAGCCATTCAGACGGGCATTTTCACTCTTGATACCTGGCGGTCCTTCTTCGATGTAAATACGCGCGATATCGCCCAGCGGTATACGCTGTCCCATTGGCGTGACTATTGGCAACAATGCTAATTGCTCAGGCGAGTCACGGAAGCTCTGCGGATAACGGATGTTAATCGGGTAACGCTCAAGCCCTTCAACGGTCTGAGAAACATTCATTCCGCCAATTGCTGCCGAAACAAGTTGCTGAACATCAGCAATATTGAGCCCGTAACGCGCAGCCTTCTGGCGTTGAATATCTACTTTGATATAACGACCGCCGGCAACCCGTTCAGAATACACTGAAGCGGTTCCCGGAATATCTTTCATCACTACTTCCAACTGCTGACCAATATCCTGAATCACACTTAGATCAGGCCCGGCAATCTTAATGCCCACAGGGGTTTTAATACCGGTAGCCAGCATATCGATGCGCGTTTTGATTGGCATCACCCAGGCATTAGTAATACCCGGAAGTTTAATTAGGTCATCCAGCTCTTTCTTCAAGCTGGCGGTGGTCACACCGTCTCGCCATTCTGACTGAGGCTTTAACTGAATAAAGGTTTCAATCATGGTTAACGGCGCGGGGTCTGTTGCCGTTTCTGCCCTGCCAACCTTACCAAAAACCGTTTCAACTTCCGGTACGCTGCGAATTAATTTATCGGTTTGTTGCAAAATCTGCCGCGCCTGACCAATAGATACACCCGGATAAGTTGTTGGCATATACATAAGGTCGCCTTCATCCAGTGGCGGAATAAACTCACTGCCAAGTTTATCTAACGGCCAGACACCTAAGGCACAAATACCTAAGGCCAATAACAAGGTTAACTTAGGAAAGTTAAGTACTGTTTTTAACCCAGGTAAATACACTGCCGACAGTATTCGGTTGATCGGGTTTTTGTGCTCCGGTAATACTTTTCCGCGAATAAAATATCCCATGAGTACTGGCACTAAAGTAATTGCCAATGCTGCAGCAGCCGCCATTGCATACGTCTTGGTAAACGCCAGCGGTGAAAACATCCGTCCTTCCTGCGCTTCCAGCGTAAACACCGGCACAAAGCTAACGGTAATAATCAACAAACTGAAGAATAACGCCGGCCCTACTTCACAGGCGGAATCAGCGACGATTTTCCAACGATTTTCTTTTGTCAGTGGCGTGCGCTCCATATGCTTGTGCATATTCTCAATCATCACAATGGCACCATCAATCATGGCGCCAATAGCGATTGCGATCCCGCCTAAAGACATGATATTGGCATTAATGCCCTGTATATACATGACAATAAATGCCGCAAGAATACCCACAGGTAAACTCACAATGGCCACCAGCGACGAACGCACATGAAACAAAAACACCATACAGACCAGCGCAACCACCGCGAATTCTTCAATTAGCTTGGTCCAGAGGTTATCTACCGCCCGCTCGATCAGCCCGGAACGGTCATACACAGTAACAACTTCTACACCAGCAGGAAGTCCAGACTTCAGCGATTCAAGCCGTGCTTTCACACCATCAATGGTTTGCTGCGCATTTTCTCCAAAGCGCATCACCACAACGCCGCCAACCACTTCGCCTTCGCCGTCTAACTCCACAACCCCGCGACGCATTTGTGGGCCAACGCCAATATCCGCAACATCTTTCAGCAATAACGGCGTGCCACTTTCATTCATCCCCAGTGGGATATTTTCAAGATCCTGACGGTTCTGAATATACCCTGATGCACGCACCATATATTCAGCTTCTGCCATTTCAACAACAGATGCACCGACCTCTTGATTACCGCGTTTTATTGCGGTCTGAATATGTGACAGTGGCATATTGAAAGCCCGCAACTTATCCGGATCAACCCGTACCTGATACTGCCGCACCATGCCCCCCAGTGAGGCAACTTCAGAGACTCCCGGCACTGTTTGTAATTCATATTTCAGGAACCAGTCCTGTAAACTGCGTAACTCACTCAGATCGTTCTGTCCGGTCCGGTCAACCAGCGCATAAAGATAGACCCAGCCAACCCCCGTTGCATCCGGCCCTAGCTGTGCTTTGGCATTCTCCGGTAATGACACCTGATTCAGATACTCTAATACCCGGCTTCGCGCCCAGTACATATCCGTATCATCATTAAAAATCACGTAAACATAGGAATCACCGAAAAACGAAAATCCACGTACTGTTTCAGCCCCCGGCACTGATAACATTGCAGTCGTCAGTGGATAAGTTACCTGGTCTTCAATAACCTGCGGCGCCTGCCCTGGATAGCTGGTTTTGATTATGACCTGCACATCAGAGAGGTCAGGTATCGCGTCCAGAGGCGTATTCTTCAGTGAATAAAGGCCACCACCGACGATCATCAGCGTAGCCAGCACAACAAACATACGGTTGCCCACCGCCCAGCGAATAATAGCTTCAATCATGACTATTTCTCCTGCGCTGCAGACAAGCCAATGTTATCCAGCAATTCAACATCAGAAATGACATAAAGACCGGCATCTGTTTTGGTTATTTCTATTGCGATTCGCATGCCCAGCTGCAACTCCTTCGAAGACACATCATCAGCCAATCCCAAATCCATATTCATTGATGGCCAGCTCCAGGCTTCAATAGCAGCGTGTTTCACATTGACCCGACGCCCATTCGACAACAGTTTATTTATCCTGGCTGTCGTCCATACTCTGTTTGCAGGCATATCCTCTACGTCAGAATTTCCAGCAGACACCGGCATATTCTCAGCCGTCATCATGCCTGTTTTTTTCATCTTCATTTCTTGCGACTGGGAATATTCCAATCCAGATTTCATAACTATCCAGTTCGGCATGTCGCTGGCCGATTGCATATTCATCCCTGCTGACATGCTGTTCCCTTTCCCTGCCTCAGCATTCATCATTTCGGTTTTAAGCATCTCTGTAGAACTGGCACCGGACATATTCATCTGCATGTTATCCATTGCGGCCATCGCAGAATCGGGCTGATGCATACGTTTAAAGTCAGACGTTTTACTGGACTCAGAGTCCAGCAAAAATTGTGCAGAAGTCACCACTAACTCGCTCTCTGCTATACCCTCTAATATTTCCACCCGGCTGCCGTCATGCCGGCCAGCAACTACATTCACGGACTTATAACGTCCTTCGCCCAACCCCAGTACTACCCTGTCACTATTACCGACACGAATCAGAGCTTCACGGGGAATGTTTAACACCTGCTTTTCGGATAAATTACTGATCACTACTTCCGCATACATATTCGGTTTCAGTACTAAGCCTGGATTCGGAAAACGAATACGTACTCTTAGCGTCCGGTTCATTTTATCCAGCGCCGGGTACACATAATCCACTTTACCCTGCCAGATTTTCCCCGGTAGATAATCAAGCTTTATTGTCACCGGAGCCCCCTGCTTAACCAGACTTGCCTGACGCTCAAAAACCTCTGCTTCTATCCATACTTCATCCAGTGAAGCGATGGACATCAGCATTTTTCCAGGTTTCACAAAAAAGCCTTCCTGCATCGCAAAGTTTTCGACAACACCGGACATCGGCGCATAAAAAGTTACTGTCTGAACGACTTTGCGGGTTTTCTTCAACCGTTTAACTGCAGCGTCAGGCACCTGCAATGCACTTAATCGCCGTTCTGCAGCCTTAATAAGACGTCGGTCTTTACGGGAGAACGCGAACAGCAACTCTTCCTGCGCGTTCACTAACTCTGGAGAATAGAGTTCATACAAAGGCTGACCTTTCTCCACAGTCTCGCCGGCAGACTTGACGTATACCTTCTCCAGCCAACCTTCTACCCGGGGATGTACATGTACCATTTCATCCTGGTTATATTGCACATAGCCCACAGTGTTTACCTGCAGCGACAACTGCGAAACCCGCGCAGGTGCTGTTCGCACACCAAGATTATTTACCACTTCAGATGAAATTCTAATCGTACCCGGACCGCTCTCATCACCGCCGTCATCTCCATAAAACGGCACAAGATCCATCCCCATGGGAGATAAGCCCGGTTTATCTTTACGGAAATTAGGGTCCATCGGTGCCACCCAATACAGAGGCTCCTTTGGCTTACTTTTCACAGGCTCGGCATAAAACGGTACTAACTCCATCCCCATAGGTGACAGACCCGGTTTATCTCGCTGATAATTCGGATCCATCGGCGCCACCCAGTAAAGAGGCTCTTGAGCATCAGAGTCTTGCATTTCCATAGCGGCTGAATCACCGGACATACCCATCATGCCTAACTGGCCTTTGATATAAGGGACGACAGCTGTAGCCGCAGCAGTACCCAGTACCACACCCACTAAAACTAAACTGAAATTTTTCACTGAGCGCATCATAATGCTGTTTCCTCAACGCTGGCTGATGGATAAGTAACGGCTAAATCGGAGGTGGATAAAGAATTCTGCGACACTGATGAATGGGCATTGAATACAACGGGAACAGGCATATTTTTTGTTGCCAGAAAATAATTCATTCGCGCTGTTAATAACTGTTGATCAACAACGATTTCCAGCGCATCAATACGACCATTAAGTTCGGCAATTCGCGCCCGGACGACTTCTGCAAAATCGCCGTTATCTGCGGTATAAGCATTTAAAGCCGCCTGAGCTTGTAAACGCATCTGCGGCAAAATCTGATTGCTATATAACTCTTCACGCTGATCCAAGCGGGCACGCTGTACCTTAGCCGCGTTAAACTCAGCGATCATTTTACGCAGCAGTAAAATGCGTTCGCTGTTCACAGCTTCACGCCGGTACACCGCCGCTTCAACACCACTGTCCTGCTTTACTGTGGAAAAAACCGGCATGTCCAACGTGACACCAAATGTCACCAGATCCGCCCGGTCACGCCCACTGCTATCGCTGGCCCGGTAACCATAGCTGGCACGAACACCCCATTGCGGCTTGTAAGCCTGCTTAGCTAAATCAACGCCGATTTGCTGTACCGCTAATCTTTTGTTTAGTGCGATGATCAGTGGATGTTGCATTAAAATTTGTGCCAGAGAACTATCATCCATTCGGGCATCAGATGTACTCAACTCTGAGCGTAACAATGATAACCGCGGCATTTCTTCCGAATAGACATATGAACCTGCGTAACTATCAGCCCCGAGCCACTCGCCCAGTTGTTGCTCCAAAGATTCCTGACGCTGTAATAACTGAGTAAGACGATCATCAAGTAAGTTTTTTTCCAATTCGGCACGCACAATATCCTGCTGCTGGGTTTGCCCCAATGCAGAGGAATAACTAGCCAATGAAATATCTACTAACTGATCGAACAACACCCGATCATTCCTGATCAGCGCAATGCTCTGACGAACCTTGTAAGCTTCCAACCATAACTGGCTAACAGTCATCACCAGTCGGGCCTGCCGATCCAAGCTCAGCAAAGGGTGACGCTCACTGCGTTGCAGATACTGTTGTTTTTGTAACGCCAGTGAATCCCCTCTCGGCAGCACTTGAGAAACGCCACCGATCAGCTGTGTCATCCGTTCCTGATCAAAGTCGAAACTGTCTGTGGGTAAGTTAGCTAGCGAGAAAGAAAACTGAGGATTAGGCAATTCACCCGCTGCCCGGCTCTGCGAAATAAGAGCCTTCTCCTGAAGACGATTCTGAAGCTGCCAGGCATCCTGCTGCAAGGCAGTCTGCACTGCCTGATCAAGTGTAAAGACATCGTCAGCAGACTCTGCAACCTGTTCTGCGAGAACCAGACTAGCGCTAACACTTAACCATGCACCACAAATTAAGCGTGCACAGCTTATCGAAATAAAATCTTTATTAATTAAAAACATAACTCCCCCACGAAGGGTAAATCTAACAAGGGAGTTGTCTATTTATCTGATGAATAAACCGTTAACGCCACACAACCGTGTAGCTAAACTTATTCACATAAATCATGATAAATAACAGAACAACTCACTAAAAAATAAGCACTAAAAGTGCAAATGCTTTAGTGAGTAATTGGAGGGCGGTATAAAGAACTTAATGACTGTACAGGTAAATGTAACTGAAGTTGAGACAGTAAATGACGGTCTTTACGCATATTCAGACCCGCTGAATTAGCCGTAAATACCGATGATGCACATTGCATAGATGCGCAGTTGGCATCGCAATCACAGCATTCACCCTGCAAACTATCAGCCATATTCATACAACAAGCCATAGCTTCTGCTGTACTCATACCCTGACAAATCATAGCCATATTTGAAGAAGATTCAGAAACAGACTGCATTGCAGCCATCCCGATATGCGTATTAGAAACGCTGGCCACAGACGACAAACTATACGTCTGGGCAACCATAGTTACCAAGATGCATAACAACATCGTAAATCTGTTTAATCGGGTCAGCATTTTTACAACTTCCAGGCCCTTCAGGGCAAGTAACAAGATAAATCTGGGCGCATATTGTTTAAATTCAGACATTTAGTCAAGTGAAGCGCCGCAAAGTTCAGTAATACAGAACTGCAGCGACAATAAGCAAGCAACCTGAAACTATCCTGAAAATATGCCCCTACTGGTCACTTATACCTTCAATAAAACCCGTCAGGGCCAACTTGATAACGCAATGTTAAATTTACCGGCACTCTTAAAAATCAGTGCTCACAACAACTTATTCAAAAACAAAAAACAGCCCAATTATTTAAGCGAAGGTGAGCCGCAATTTTAGGTTGGTAGCGGTAGCCAGAGTTGAACTGTCTACCTCCCCAGGAGGTTATAAAGAGCCAAGCTCGATGAGCTAGTAAGCTGCTCTAAAAAACTCATACCCCAGAAACGAAAAAAGCCAACCTTTCGGTTAGCCACTTCTGTTTTATCACGTTGGTAACGGGGGCCAAAATTACACTGAAGACCTTCGCCCAGGGTTATTAAGAGCTGAGCCCGACGAGCTACCAAGCCACACTGAAATATAACCTCAAATTTCAGGCATAAAAAAAGCCTATCTATTAAGATAAGCCTCTCTTTTTTACGTTGGTAGCGGGGGCCAAAATTACACTGAAGACCTTCGCCCAGGGTTATTAAGAGCTGAGCCCGACAAGCTACCAAGCCACACTGAAATATAACCTCAAATTTCAGGCATAAAAAAAGCCTATCTATTAAGATAAGCCTCTCTTTTTACGTTGGTAGCGGGGGCCAGATTTGAACTGACGACCTTCGGGTTATGAGCCCGACGAGCTACCAGGCTGCTCCACCCCGCATCAACGTGGGGCGTATATTACAGATGAGGTCTGTGCTTGGCAAGCGTTAAGTTAACTCTGAAAAATACATGTCCCTGAAACGAAAAAAGCCAACCTTTCGGTTAGCCTCTTCTGTTTATCTCGTTGGTAGCGGGAGCCAAACTTACACTGACGACCTTCGCCCGGGGTTATAAAGAGCTGAGCCCGACGAGCCACACTGAAATATAATCTCAAATTTCAGGCATAAAAAAAGCCTATCTATAAAGATAAGCCTCTCTTTTTACGTTGGTAGCGGGGGCCAAACTTACACTGACGACCTTCGCCCGGGGTTATAAAGAGCTGAGCCCGACGAGCCACACTGAAATATAATCTCAAATTGCAGGCATAAAAAAAGCCTATCTATAAAGATAAGCCTCTCTTTTTACGTTGGTAGCGGGGGCCAGATTTGAACTGACGACCTTCGCCAGGGGTTATAGAAAGCTGAGCCCGGCGAGCCACACTGAAATATAATCTCAAATTGCAGGCATAAAAAAAGCCTATCTATAAAGATAAGCCTCTCTTTTTACGTTGGTAGCGGGGGCCAGATTTGAACTGACGACCTTCGGGTTATGAGCCCGACGAGCTACCAGGCTGCTCCACCCCGCATCAACGTGGGCCGTATACTACATATGCGACCCGGAGGTGGCAAGCTTTATTCAACATAAGTCGTGAAAACCTATCTTTTAGCGACGAGATGCCTAAATATCAACCAGTTAACGACGAGCAGTTGCTATGACATAGCGAAAAACTGCACACTAATTAGCCAGAGGATTAAGGAATCAGCGAATGCAATCGGCACTTTTCTTCACTATACCGACTGTATTCCCGGGTCCCTACAACAATAAAAATAAGGAATACCCTGCATGGTTAATCAAAGCAGTAAACTCATCACAGGTAGCGAGGAATGGTGTAAATTTATTGACCTGTCGATACCAGCAATAAAAGCCCGGGTTGACTCCGGTGCCCGCACTTCAGCTATCCACGCTCTCAATATCAAAACCTTCCAACGCAACGGCAGCTCCTGGGTCAGTTTCGATGTATACCCTCTTCAGGACAATCGCAAAACCGTCATAAACTGTGAAGCTCCCATTCATGACCGCCGTACCGTTAAAAGCTCCAGCGGTAGTTCTGAAAAGCGCTATGTCATCAAAACCAGTATCGCGATGGGAGAACAAAGCTGGGATATAGAGCTGACCCTGACAAACCGCGATGCAATGGGTTACCGAATGTTACTCGGTCGCGAAGCAATGAAAGGACGCTTGCTGGTCGACCCTGAAGAGTCTTTCATGTTTGGCGACCTGGAGGACAGCGAGCTACTGGACCTATACCGGCCAAAGAAACTCCCTAAGCGCGGTATGAAAATTGGGGTACTGGCCAGCAACCCTAATCTATACAGTAACCGCCGCATCATTGAAGCCGGTGAAGAACGCGGCCATGAGATGGTATTTCTGAATATTAAATACTGTTACATGAAGATGGATGCCGACACCCCGGAAGTTCACTACCGGGGAGGTGATGTCCTGAATGATCTGGATGCTGTCATTCCCCGAATTAGGCCAAGCATGACCTTCTATGGTTGTGCCCTCTCCCGCCAATTCGAATCTATGGGCGTCTACTGCCTGAATACTGCTTTAGCTATTACTCAGTCACGAGATAAATTGCACTCGCTGCAGTTACTGTTCGAAAGCGGTGTTGAAATTCCTATTACCGGCTTTGCTAATTCACCACTGGAAACTGCAGACCTGATCAACATGGTCGGTGGCGCTCCCCTGATCATAAAACTCTTGGAAGGTACTCAGGGTCGCGGGGTGGTTCTGGCGGAAACCAAAAAAGCAGCAGAGTCTGTGATTAACGCTTTTAAAAGTTTACGGGCAGATATTCTGGTACAGGAGTTTATTAAAGAAGCCGCCGGTAAAGACATTCGCTGCTTTGTAGTAGACGGTAAAGTGGTCGCTTCCATTCAACGTGAAGCGGAACCCGGCGAATTCCGAGCCAATATTCACCAAGGCGGTACCGCCAGCCTGATTGTGCCCACCGCTGATGAGAAACGTATCGCCATAAAAGCCGCCAAATGTATGGGATTAAAAGTCGCCGGCGTAGATATAATCCGATCGGCTAAAGGACCATTATTATTAGAAGTAAACTCTTCTCCAGGGTTGGAAGGCATTGAAGGCGCAACCGGTAAGAACGTTGCGGGTATGATGATTCAGGCAATAGAAAAGAAACTCAAATGGACGCTGGCAGAATAACTTACCCAACAAAAGATCCGAATAAGTTGCTGTCATAAAAAAGCCGCCGCATTTACCCTGCGGCGGCTAAAGGACACCTCAACACGTCCCCAATCAAATCTCCTGATTTTTCGTCAATCCACTTTTCAGCAAACGCTTAACTTTCACAAGGTTCTGCTGAGCAACTTTGTAATACCGCGGATTAGCAGTTATCGCTTTCTTAAAAAAATCAGCCGCCTCAACATATCGCTTAGATAATAAGCAAATATAGCCAATATCATTGTAAGCCTGGGCGGTATCCATCACTTGCTCTAACGCCTCAATCGCTTCCAGATAACGCTCCTGTCGCGCATATACCAGGCCTAAATTCTTCCAGGCTGGCTGGTATAAATTATCTTTTTGTAAGGCTTTACTAAAATACACTTCTGCTTCGTGCCACTGTGCAGACATATAGTGAGAATAACCAAGATTATTCATTATTACCTTGCTGGATCCGCCAATCGCCAGCCCTTCCATATAATGCTTACGGGCTTCTTCAAGTTCACCTTTCATATCATAGATGATGCCCAGGCCATTATATGATTCCAGTGCCAATCCTGCTGTACGGCGTATAACCGACGAATCGGCGCCTGCTGTCTCTTGCTCTTGTGTCTTGGCTTTCTGATAGGTCACAGCTTGCTGAAATGAATCCTGAGCAGCATCATATTGCTTTTCCCGCAACAGAATCAGACCTATTCCCTGATGAGCAGACACCAGAGCCTCATCAATTGATAAAGCTTTTCTGAATGCCACATAAGCCGTTTTGTAATTCTTTCGCAGGTAATGGATATTACCAATTTCCAGTAATGCCTGTGTATGCTTATCGTCCAGTTCATATACACGAATATATTCATACAGCGCTTTGTCATAATTATTCTCAGCCACCGCACTTCGGGCACGCTGTAAAGCTTCTTCAGGTGTTTTAGCCTGTTTTGCCGCCAGATAAGCCAGTATTGGCTTACCGTCATAAAGTTCTGACTGTTCTGCACTTAGCTCTGAAGACTTCTCCTGATTAGCTGTACAACCACTCAATATGACAGCACAACAAATTACTGCACAATAAATATAACCACGATAAATATCCTAATACAGCTTGGTAAAAGTACGCATGATCCAGCCCCCTTTGCCGCTGATGCCAATGCTTCGTTACTTAGCCGATATGTAAAGTCCATAAGTATAAGTATGGCTGTTTTTTTCTATCTTGTAGCGTAAACAGCTAAAACCCCCAAAACAGCAGGTCCAACCATTACCAGAAAGAATGATGGCCAGAGACAAAATGTCAGTGGGAAAATCATCTTTGTGGCTATTTTTGCCGCCAGCTCCTCCGCCCGTTGTAAACGCTTATCCCTGAACTCGTCGGAATACACACGCAAGGTATCGGCGATACTGGTACCAAACCGAATACTCTGATCAAGTGACGCAACCAAACCACGGATATCCTCTAAACCAGTTCGAATCGCCATGTTTCTTAATGCCTGAATTCGATCCACACCAACCCGGGTTTCGTTATTTACCTGATGTAATTCGTCCGCCAATATTGGATGGCTAACCTGTATTTCATCGGCGACTCGTTGCAAAGCCATCTGAAGTCCCAACCCTGCCTCAACACACACCACCAACATATCCAATGCATCAGGAAATGCATTTCGCAACGCCCGCTGCCGACGGGCAATAAGCTTATCCAATACATAGCTCGGTAAAATTATGCCGACAACCAGCGCCAGTACTAATGTTGCCGCAATATTATTCGCACTCATTTCCGGCATAAACTGGGTAACCCCTAAGGCAATACCTGGCAATAACAGAATTAGCAAAAAGCGAATAGCATAATAATCTGCGACTGCACTCGAGCTGCGAAAGCCTGCATTAGTAAGACGAACCTGTGTTTTTGAATCCTGCCAGCCCTCTTTAGGCGCCAGAGACTCCGATAAGGATGTGCGTGACGTTTTAGTCGCCAAACGGTCATTACTGACTGACGCTGAACCGCCAGGAACCTGCTTACGAAGCATCATCATCTTCAAACGCAATGGGTCTGATAACCCCAGTACCATAAACCCTATTCCCAGACAAACAATCAGGACTGCTAACCCAGTCAACACCAAAAAAATTAACCGGGCATCAGTCGCGTCAAAAACCGTACTATTAATAAGACCATATAAATAATCCATGACAGTAGCCTCCTACACTTCTATTCGCAGAACTCGGTTAATCCAATACACACCTATAACCATGCCAGCAAAAGCAAAGGCCACCAGCTTAACGCCCATTGGATCATCTAAAAGTAAAGGTAAGTAATCAGGGCTCGTCCAAGATACAACCAACACTAAAACAAAAGGGACTAAGGCTAAGATCCAGGCTGACAGTCGCCCTTCTGCTGAAAGCGTTTTTACCCGCCGCTGAAATTTAAAACGCTCACGAATCACCTGGCCAATACGTTCCAGAATTTCTGTTAAATCACCGCCGGTATCTTTTTGTATCAATATAGAAGACACCAACGCCATTACCGGAATACTGGGGACTCGGTGTAACAATCCCAGCA
The DNA window shown above is from Aliamphritea ceti and carries:
- a CDS encoding c-type cytochrome, with translation MIKTISLTVLLSAAVAAGYYMLQPAITVEALSDNQEQPGNVANGAYLARISGCIACHTDSENNGKLVAGAPLDSPYGQFYAPNLTTDSKTGIGSWTLNDFARAVRQGISPEGSAYYPAFPYEFFGQLSDQDVRDLWAAFRTVPPVNQPTPPSQLSFPYNLKQGLPVWQRLFQLSPDVTEESDRGKYLTEAVGHCAACHTPRNLFGSLQQDQWLQGVEALGDAEAIPAITASALRQNNWTVEDLAYALKTGITPEGDALGGSMGEVIKHGSRFMSEADRQAIAKYLLSE
- a CDS encoding efflux RND transporter permease subunit: MIEAIIRWAVGNRMFVVLATLMIVGGGLYSLKNTPLDAIPDLSDVQVIIKTSYPGQAPQVIEDQVTYPLTTAMLSVPGAETVRGFSFFGDSYVYVIFNDDTDMYWARSRVLEYLNQVSLPENAKAQLGPDATGVGWVYLYALVDRTGQNDLSELRSLQDWFLKYELQTVPGVSEVASLGGMVRQYQVRVDPDKLRAFNMPLSHIQTAIKRGNQEVGASVVEMAEAEYMVRASGYIQNRQDLENIPLGMNESGTPLLLKDVADIGVGPQMRRGVVELDGEGEVVGGVVVMRFGENAQQTIDGVKARLESLKSGLPAGVEVVTVYDRSGLIERAVDNLWTKLIEEFAVVALVCMVFLFHVRSSLVAIVSLPVGILAAFIVMYIQGINANIMSLGGIAIAIGAMIDGAIVMIENMHKHMERTPLTKENRWKIVADSACEVGPALFFSLLIITVSFVPVFTLEAQEGRMFSPLAFTKTYAMAAAAALAITLVPVLMGYFIRGKVLPEHKNPINRILSAVYLPGLKTVLNFPKLTLLLALGICALGVWPLDKLGSEFIPPLDEGDLMYMPTTYPGVSIGQARQILQQTDKLIRSVPEVETVFGKVGRAETATDPAPLTMIETFIQLKPQSEWRDGVTTASLKKELDDLIKLPGITNAWVMPIKTRIDMLATGIKTPVGIKIAGPDLSVIQDIGQQLEVVMKDIPGTASVYSERVAGGRYIKVDIQRQKAARYGLNIADVQQLVSAAIGGMNVSQTVEGLERYPINIRYPQSFRDSPEQLALLPIVTPMGQRIPLGDIARIYIEEGPPGIKSENARLNGWTFIDIEGVDIGSYVENARKIVAENLDLPAGYSINWSGQYEYMERAKEKLTYVIPLTLLIIVILLFINFRNFIEVAIIMGTLPLAMVGSVWLMYLEGFNFSVAVGVGFIALAGVAVEIGVIMLVYLNQAYHEMLDSCRQKQAMPDESLLRNAVMQGAGLRVRPVMMTAAAIVAGLLPILYGTGTGSEVMSRIAAPMVGGMISAVILTLMVLPVVYFLWRKREVKAFTAENFFVKSTPVAVTESALMG
- a CDS encoding efflux RND transporter periplasmic adaptor subunit, whose translation is MMRSVKNFSLVLVGVVLGTAAATAVVPYIKGQLGMMGMSGDSAAMEMQDSDAQEPLYWVAPMDPNYQRDKPGLSPMGMELVPFYAEPVKSKPKEPLYWVAPMDPNFRKDKPGLSPMGMDLVPFYGDDGGDESGPGTIRISSEVVNNLGVRTAPARVSQLSLQVNTVGYVQYNQDEMVHVHPRVEGWLEKVYVKSAGETVEKGQPLYELYSPELVNAQEELLFAFSRKDRRLIKAAERRLSALQVPDAAVKRLKKTRKVVQTVTFYAPMSGVVENFAMQEGFFVKPGKMLMSIASLDEVWIEAEVFERQASLVKQGAPVTIKLDYLPGKIWQGKVDYVYPALDKMNRTLRVRIRFPNPGLVLKPNMYAEVVISNLSEKQVLNIPREALIRVGNSDRVVLGLGEGRYKSVNVVAGRHDGSRVEILEGIAESELVVTSAQFLLDSESSKTSDFKRMHQPDSAMAAMDNMQMNMSGASSTEMLKTEMMNAEAGKGNSMSAGMNMQSASDMPNWIVMKSGLEYSQSQEMKMKKTGMMTAENMPVSAGNSDVEDMPANRVWTTARINKLLSNGRRVNVKHAAIEAWSWPSMNMDLGLADDVSSKELQLGMRIAIEITKTDAGLYVISDVELLDNIGLSAAQEK